Proteins encoded by one window of Fischerella sp. PCC 9605:
- a CDS encoding DNA cytosine methyltransferase gives MTSDRHSIFSFFAGSGFLDLGFETSDFNIVYFNEIYASFLEAYRFSRANLNLHYQNKNMDIGYHHGEEADVTKLTEAIQSIHLRELVTNCHNSTNIIGFIGGHPCPDFYINSKNKRLSRSAQLKLNCEDCHLSFVIGRGFRCIYFS, from the coding sequence ATGACAAGCGATCGCCATTCTATATTTTCATTTTTTGCTGGTTCAGGTTTTCTAGATTTAGGTTTTGAAACTAGTGATTTTAATATTGTTTATTTCAATGAAATCTATGCCTCTTTTCTAGAAGCATATCGGTTTTCACGAGCTAATTTAAACCTCCATTACCAGAATAAGAATATGGATATTGGATATCATCATGGAGAAGAAGCAGACGTAACTAAACTTACTGAAGCTATACAATCTATACACCTGCGCGAATTAGTAACAAACTGCCACAATTCTACTAATATAATAGGATTTATAGGTGGTCATCCCTGTCCAGATTTTTATATTAATAGTAAAAACAAACGTCTAAGTAGATCGGCACAATTAAAGTTAAATTGTGAAGACTGTCATTTGTCATTCGTCATTGGTAGGGGTTTCAGGTGTATTTACTTTTCGTAA
- the deoC gene encoding deoxyribose-phosphate aldolase: protein MAAEYPDIDIAPYIDHTLLIPTATSEQVEQWCEEAERFQFAAVCVYPAYVRQAAELLHGKKPKVCTVIGFPTGATTSAVKLYEAQEAVENGATELDVVINLGWLIAGKTDEVHKEIAEICEETGQTVKVILETNLLTDAQKRLAAEICMDAGASFLKTSTGWNGGATVADVQLLYEVARDRAAIKASGGIRTIDQALDLIMAGATRLGTSRGVDLLRQRDTLEKSK, encoded by the coding sequence ATGGCAGCAGAGTATCCAGACATTGATATTGCGCCATATATAGATCACACCCTGCTGATACCAACGGCTACAAGCGAGCAGGTTGAGCAATGGTGTGAAGAAGCAGAGAGATTTCAATTCGCAGCAGTTTGCGTATATCCAGCTTACGTGAGGCAAGCTGCCGAACTCCTCCACGGTAAAAAGCCGAAAGTTTGTACTGTGATTGGCTTTCCCACTGGAGCGACGACTTCAGCAGTTAAGCTGTACGAAGCCCAAGAAGCAGTAGAAAATGGCGCTACTGAGTTGGATGTAGTCATAAACTTAGGTTGGTTGATCGCTGGCAAAACTGATGAGGTGCATAAGGAAATCGCTGAAATTTGTGAGGAAACAGGGCAAACGGTAAAAGTAATTTTGGAAACCAATCTCCTGACGGATGCTCAGAAGCGACTAGCTGCGGAAATATGTATGGATGCAGGGGCGTCGTTTCTTAAAACCAGCACGGGTTGGAACGGAGGTGCAACAGTAGCGGATGTGCAACTTCTTTATGAAGTTGCCCGAGACAGAGCAGCAATTAAGGCATCAGGAGGTATTCGCACAATTGACCAAGCTCTAGACTTAATTATGGCTGGTGCTACGAGATTGGGCACTTCTCGCGGTGTCGATTTGCTAAGGCAGCGCGATACCCTGGAAAAGAGTAAGTAA